One window of the Eucalyptus grandis isolate ANBG69807.140 chromosome 8, ASM1654582v1, whole genome shotgun sequence genome contains the following:
- the LOC104416291 gene encoding MDIS1-interacting receptor like kinase 2: MVSSVVSDKLQSKVASFKLLPYISTITNFVFAISLVPAFSATATFSAQASNGTAKGEEARALLEWKSGLDNSSQALLSSWQGDDPCIWRGIGCDGSGSVSGLNLTDTGLQGSLSKLTFTALSNLVSLDLSANSLYGHIPSSIGNLSKLSTLSIFNNSLSGTIPLEIGKLSRLSILYLDGNRLHGTIPEEIGMLHSLLNLTLYDNYLTGQIPTSMGNLSNLIFLALGQNNLVGSVPQEIYTLSSLTFLSLRMNKLTGSIPSSIGNLSSLKVLNFQSNHLAGPVPQEIGRLKPLAKLTLSSNNFSGPIPVSIGNLTALTLLDLTSNHLSSSIPEEVETLRHLKELRLSENSLNGSIPRSIGKLVNLSALSLHYNHLSGFIPDEINNLRTLRHISMGENKLTGRLPDNICLGGLLESFTAPNNHFNGHLPKSLKNCSSLSRIRLEGNRLTGNLTEVLGAYPNLKYIDLSYNQFHGELSSKWGCSHNLTCLKISGNNISGGIHPMIGNMAQLRVLDLSSNYITGQLPRELRRLTSLLELDLHDNKISGNIPPEIGHLSTLEKLNLGSNKFGGSIPPQLAQCRSLWNLNLSNNEIRASIPSEIGNLQFLCGLDLSHNFLTGKIPLSIGKLTILEVLNLSQNRLSGFIPKSFNNMLGLVSVNISHNYLEGPIPNIEAFRDAPFSAVASNKAGLCGVAAGLKKCSERTYNEKGNKFMIPVTLLLVSFILLTSLFIGVILLACQRAKRAEQDSLEAQVQGDAFAIWGYDGKMVYENIIKATEGFDSKYCVGEGGYGVVYKANLCDDQAFAVKKIHVPHDEISGLTSLEREATALANIRHRNIVELYGYCFHPRHSFLVYEFMERGSLRRALSDDEMAMEFVWARRASAIKGVAAALCYMHHDCSPPWIHRDITSNNVLLDGDYEAHVSDFGTARLLKPDSSNWTSVVGTLGYIAPELAYSAEVTEKCDVYSFGVVAMEVIMGMHLGNLISSSCQSSTLSVQIDSGTLLQDVLDRRLSLPLDKDAENVVSIAKLALACLRVDPHRRPTMQRVCQGLSIQVPLVKPFANVRLRELEGVLR, from the exons ATGGTCTCTTCAGTAGTTTCAGATAAACTTCAATCTAAAGTTGCTTCCTTTAAGTTACTGCCCTACATCAGTACAATCACAAACTTCGTTTTCGCCATATCTCTTGTTCCAGCTTTTTCTGCAACAGCTACTTTCAGTGCTCAAGCGAGCAATGGAACTGCAAAAGGAGAGGAAGCGCGTGCTCTGCTGGAGTGGAAATCTGGTCTGGACAATTCTAGTCAAGCTCTTTTATCTTCATGGCAAGGGGACGACCCTTGCATATGGAGAGGGATTGGGTGCGATGGCTCAGGAAGTGTCTCGGGGCTTAATCTCACGGACACAGGTTTGCAAGGTTCGCTCAGCAAACTTACCTTCACTGCTCTGTCAAATCTAGTTAGCCTCGATCTCTCGGCAAACTCGCTCTACGGTCACATTCCTTCATCCATCGGTAACCTCTCTAAGTTGTCCACTCTGTCTATCTTTAACAACTCGCTCTCTGGCACAATCCCTCTAGAAATAGGCAAGTTGAGCAGGCTGAGCATTCTTTACCTTGACGGGAATCGTCTACATGGAACTATCCCTGAAGAAATAGGAATGCTGCACTCTCTTTTGAACCTCACCTTGTATGACAATTATCTCACAGGTCAGATTCCTACTTCAATGGGAAACTTGAGCAACTTAATATTTCTTGCCTTGGGTCAAAACAATCTCGTAGGGTCTGTTCCTCAAGAAATTTACACCCTGAGTTCTCTTACCTTCCTTTCTCTCCGAATGAACAAATTAACTGGTTCCATTCCTTCGTCTATAGGAAATCTGAGTAGTCTAAAAGTCCTTAACTTCCAAAGCAATCATCTTGCCGGTCCAGTTCCCCAGGAAATAGGAAGGTTGAAACCTCTGGCAAAGCTCACTTTGTCTTCTAATAATTTCAGCGGTCCAATTCCTGTGTCTATTGGAAACTTGACTGCCCTGACTTTATTAGACCTCACTTCGAACCATCTTTCCAGCTCCATTCCTGAAGAAGTTGAAACTTTGAGACATCTGAAGGAACTTCGCCTGTCAGAAAATAGTCTCAACGGATCAATCCCGAGATCAATTGGAAAACTGGTCAACTTGAGTGCACTGAGTTTGCACTATAACCATCTTTCTGGTTTCATCCCGGACGAAATAAATAATCTCAGAACTCTAAGACATATATCCATGGGTGAAAATAAGCTCACAGGGCGACTACCAGATAACATTTGCCTTGGAGGGTTGCTTGAAAGTTTTACAGCGCCTAATAATCACTTCAATGGTCATCTTCCTAAGAGCCTGAAGAATTGCAGTAGCTTATCGAGGATCCGACTAGAAGGAAACCGACTCACAGGGAACCTGACAGAAGTTTTGGGTGCATATCCCAACTTGAAGTACATTGATTTGAGTTATAACCAATTCCACGGTGAGCTTTCTTCGAAATGGGGCTGTTCTCATAATTTAACATGCCTAAAAATCTCCGGTAACAACATTTCTGGTGGGATACATCCCATGATTGGGAATATGGCTCAGCTGAGAGTATTGGACCTCTCATCGAACTATATTACCGGTCAGCTTCCGAGGGAATTGAGAAGATTGACTTCACTGCTCGAGCTTGATCTACATGATAACAAAATCTCTGGTAATATTCCTCCTGAGATTGGTCATTTGTCTACACTGGAGAAGCTTAACTTAGGGAGCAACAAGTTTGGTGGCTCGATCCCGCCGCAATTGGCACAGTGCAGAAGCTTGTGGAACTTGAATTTGAGCAACAACGAAATTCGAGCCAGTATTCCTTCGGAGATAGGCAATTTGCAGTTTTTGTGTGGCCTTGATCTGTCCCATAACTTCTTGACAGGAAAAATACCACTTAGCATCGGAAAGTTAACAATTTTGGAAGTGTTGAATTTATCCCAAAACCGCCTCTCTGGCTTCATACCAAAAAGTTTCAACAATATGTTGGGATTGGTATCTGTGAATATATCCCACAACTACCTGGAGGGTCCAATCCCGAACATCGAAGCCTTCCGTGATGCTCCATTCAGCGCAGTCGCAAGCAATAAAGCTGGGTTGTGTGGGGTTGCGGCTGGTTTGAAGAAATGCTCTGAGAGGACTTATAATGAGAAAGGAAACAAGTTTATGATTCCAGTCACTCTTTTACTAGTCAGCTTCATCCTGCTCACATCTTTATTCATCGGAGTGATTCTTCTAGCTTGCCAAAGGGCCAAAAGAGCAGAACAAGACTCATTGGAAGCACAAGTGCAAGGAGATGCTTTTGCGATATGGGGCTACGACGGAAAAATGGTGTATGAGAACATTATCAAAGCCACGGAAGGATTCGATTCCAAGTACTGTGTGGGGGAGGGAGGATACGGAGTCGTATACAAGGCCAATCTATGTGATGATCAAGCTTTTGCcgtgaagaaaattcatgtgCCGCATGACGAGATTTCCGGGTTAACGTCACTAGAGCGGGAGGCCACTGCATTGGCAAATATACGGCACCGTAACATTGTCGAGCTCTATGGGTACTGCTTCCATCCGAGACACTCGTTCTTGGTGTACGAATTCATGGAAAGAGGAAGCTTGAGAAGGGCCTTGAGTGATGACGAGATGGCGATGGAGTTTGTTTGGGCGAGGAGGGCAAGCGCGATCAAAGGCGTGGCGGCTGCATTATGTTACATGCACCACGATTGCTCTCCTCCATGGATTCATAGAGACATCACTAGCAACAACGTGCTTCTGGATGGTGATTATGAAGCTCATGTTTCTGATTTTGGCACAGCAAGGCTTCTCAAGCCAGATTCATCTAATTGGACTTCAGTGGTCGGTACACTTGGATATATAGCCCCAG AGTTAGCATATTCAGCAGAAGTTACTGAAAAATgtgatgtttatagtttcggAGTAGTAGCAATGGAAGTAATTATGGGAATGCATTTGGGGAATCTCATCTCGAGCTCATGTCAATCATCGACACTGTCAGTACAAATTGACTCGGGAACATTACTGCAAGATGTGCTAGACCGACGTCTCTCGCTTCCTCTGGACAAAGACGCAGAGAATGTGGTCTCGATCGCTAAACTAGCACTTGCATGCTTGCGAGTCGATCCTCATCGTCGACCCACCATGCAAAGAGTCTGTCAAGGACTTTCAATTCAAGTGCCTTTAGTGAAGCCATTCGCGAATGTCAGATTGAGGGAGCTGGAGGGTGTCCTTCGTTGA